Genomic segment of Panicum virgatum strain AP13 chromosome 2K, P.virgatum_v5, whole genome shotgun sequence:
GAAGTTTGAGCTCGAGCGGCCGGGGAAACTCTCCGCAGTCGATCGTGGGTGGGTTTGGGGGTTCATGGGGGGCAACCCTAGCTGTAGTAGCTACGGGTGCCGATTGCTACCATCGTGGGTCAGATCTCGCTCTCTGGGCACTGCTGCCTAGTGTTAGCGCGCGAGATGGTTTTAGGTTGGATGATTCTCGATCGGATCTCACAATCCTGAACTTCTTAAGCTACCTACGGCTGATGTTTAGTTCATACTTTCGGTAAAGCTTCTACGGATCGGAGAGCTagctttcttctttttttttgaagaattgTGCTACACATCTGGCGACAGATTTTTGGATCCATTGAATTTTCATACTTACCAGCGGGAGACTATTTACAGCAAGTCGCTTCATCTCCAGCGGCGGCTATGTTAGTGTTAGATTcaggttagggtttggggttgtGAGGGTTGGGATTCGGGGGCTGCCTGCCGAAGGGGGATCGGAGGCCCGGGGCCGGGCGGTCACCGGCCTGCCAATAGATGCTGTATGTGTGCAGAACAGAGGTGTGGGGTAGCTGCTATCCGCAGTGGTGGTGGATTGCGATTAAGCGGAGCCGATGACAGAGGCGTCATGCTTCACCATATTAGCGTTGGAGTGGTCATGCCTGCTGCCAGAGCTAGTTGGTGCGATGGTGGAGGCAGAGAAGGAGGAGCTCGGCGGGAGATGAAGTTGGGGCAAAAGCGCCATGCATGCTAGTGAAAAGATGAGGGGGGGAGCAGCTGACAAGTGAAGAGAAGGATTAGGGTTAGAGCAAGTTTAATAACTGATTGTAAGCAGGCGGATGTCTACGTAGAcctgagagaaaaaaaaaggagagagaatggAGCGGGCGTCTTGCAGTGCGCTCGCCTGAAGCCGGCTGAGAGGCGCTACCACCCCTGTTATTGGCTGAGAAGTGCTGCTATGCATTTAATGTTGCTAGGTCCGCCATACCGTGTGCCAGATCACCCTGTCTTGCAGCCGGCAGATTCATTAAACTTGCTCTTAGGGAAGCTCTAGCGTGCGTTCCAAGGAGATGTGATGATGTGAGAGAAACGGCTGGCACCTTGACTAAATGCTGGAGTGCGAGGGTGTGAAGCCAAAATGTGAAGCCAAAGTGGGTGGTGGGACCCTTTGAGGGAAGTGTTAGTTTGAAGCTTAGTGAGAGATCGAATAATAGACGAGAGGAGAGATAAGAGCTACTTGAGGTATTTTTTATACTCTATGGAGCCCACTTTGGAGAAGCTTGAAAAGAATTGGAAGTTTTGCACCTACAGAGTACAGACATGTCCGTCATAATACGCTGGTGCTACTATGTAGGCCCGCTCAAGGATCTTTTCCGACTTTGCCCCTAGGACTATATTTCCTTatataaagcatagatagataTGTGCCATGATTGGTATCTAATGTATGCATGAAAATATAATAGAATTCTTGTCTACAATCTTATTTAAGACCGGACGCTAACTTCTATTCACTTTTACTAGTACCTAGCATTGTATACATTATTCAATTCACATAGATATCTCAAAATGAGAGATGAAAACTTAAGAACGAGTTACCTAGCATTGTATACATTATTCAATTTCACATAGATATCTCAAAATGAGAGATGAAAACTTAAGAACGAGTTATGTCTTAGTATGAAATATGATATGATAATATGGATTTGTTGTAGTTGTAGGCTGTAGCAAGTGTCTTTGCAATACTTTGCACAACACAAATTCATCAACCTGCATGCAAATTTCACTTGTGCACAAATAAAACAGAGAGACATACTTCTCGCTCAAATGCGAGCTTTGGTTGCATTTAGTTTTGCTGATCTAATGTGAACCTATCTTTCTGTTTACTAGACTGCATTGGATCATTATTTAATGCAAAAGGAACAATGCAATGCCCAAATTGTCGGAATATTGAGGAAGGCAACTGGCTGAGTGCAAATACAATCCCGCCATCTACTGACTCTAATTCTGGTTTTGGTAACGGAGTGCCCAGTGAAACACATGAAGTTCTCATTGACCTTGTAAGTTAATGCTTGATAATTAATTCTTGTCTATGATAGAGATGTCAATTTATTCTCCTTAGATTAGCCTGTGAATATAATGAATGTTATTTTCCCGGAAGGTTTGACTTTCCGCCCTGCCATACTAAATGGGAAAGTATCAGTATAGTCATTTATAGGCCACTGCTATTCAAAATTTGGGAATGAAGTTCATAATTATTGTGTAAAATACATTCACTCTGTCAAACTCATGCATGCTTCAGTAGTGCCATTTTGTAGACCTGGGTTAATATTGAAGATATAGATGGGGCACGGTGTCTATGTCGAATAGGCAAATCTGTTTAATTTTTCCTTATATTTTTATGAACCCCATATCGACTATTATTCAAGTCATCATACAAATCCCATTCTTAAATTATGGGAAAGGGCATGCATGGAGTACATAGTTAACAAAAATATGGTTTCCACAATTTTAGATTTGTTAAAATCAGCATCTAGCATAATTTCTGTTATATGATTCTATGGTTTTAACATATGTTCCCTCACTGGTTTAGTCGCAGCAACCTACTGTTGATCTCCTAACAGTTGATAGAGCGCGTGCTATTGGGGAATCCATTGTGCTTCTCTCTGAACTTGTAAGTGATTACCTTATAATTAATTCTTGTCTATGACACAGCAAAATTTATCTaccaatttatttatttttctcaaaTTAGCTTCTGAATATAATGAATATTTTCCCTGCAAAGTTTGACTTCCACCCTGCAGCTACCCCTGCCATTACCTAAATGGGAAGCACCGGTCTACTATAATTTAGGCCACTGCTACATAGTTTGGGAGTGAATATCATAGTAGCTGTGTAAAACAGTTTTGCACATCATCTTTTTGTTTGGCAAGTGCAAGTCAAACGCATACATTCACTCCTGTCAACTATAGTGTGCTACTGTAGCAACATTTGTAGGCTGGGTTAAAATGAAGATTTGAATGGGTGTTTATGTCGAAATGGCAAATATGTTTAATTTTCCTTATGTTTTTATGGGCGCATATCTTCTATATATTGGTCTTATTACACAGTTAGCAAAAATACAATTTCACAACTTTAGACTTTTAAATCAGCATTTAGCTTAGTTTCACTTGTTATCTGATTATATGTTCTAACTTATCTTCCCTCATTTGATTTAGGCGCAGTCATCTAGCATTGATGGGTCCACACCACTGGATTCTGTGCTTCAGTCTGTGTTTCTGTAAGGATTTCTTCTGTACCTTTGTACACATAATTTCTAGAATAATTTCTTACATTAATGTTTCATCCAAGTATCACATTTACGTACACATATTATTCAGCTTCAAAGAATTTATGTTTGAAGTCATTGGATTCTGAAATGGTATATCTTTCTCTTTGTAGGGACGATGATGAGCTAGAACCAATTTCCTGTAAGTGTATTAGTAATCCCTTGActaatcaaatctttttttattattataatattttttatattcttTCTCTTGTATGAAAACTGCACGGTTGAAGATGGCTCAAATTCTGAACCAATGCCATTTTATCATCAAACAACTGGCGTGGAAGGTTATCCAACTGCCGATTTGAGCAATATTCAAATTTTTTATGGAACTGAGTCAAGAATCACTGTGATAGATGAGGAGCCCTACCTAGGTATTGTTCCACTGCTCGATTTTGTCAGTCATCCCACAACCCCATTTGGGTTTGAGGTACCAAGATATGATGGTAGCAATCAGCGACATTCCACAGGGTATGCACTCCCATTACCTGTTCCATCATTATATTAAGTagggataagtctattttacaacctcGAACTAGTCAAGAAGTCCGTTTTTTAACctccaactacgaaaccgggtaaccTAGGCCCTCGAACTGGCAAAACCGTCCGAATCACCCCCTCGAGCACTGTAGCAAGCTGTTTCGAGGgcggtttgctacagtaacattttcgaatttctggaatttcacacctctctcaattaaataagaaagaaagcatagttaatattgtctaaaaatcatgatatttttttgggaggtagataaaaagacaaggaatttattttggctagatgtaatacattaaacataatgaaatttgaattataaaattttaaaaatgggtagaattcaaaatttcttgaaGTTTTGGATtagctaaacctttgataaaaatgaaataaaaatatgataattcataattttttatttagtttaataaggtattttttattggcccaagtttttatgaaagtttttgaattccttcgcaatgctcaaatttaaatcaaatttgattcctcaaattttaatttatgaattttctatagaacttgggccaataaaaagtacctaactaaactaaataaaaaattatgaattatcatatttttaatgcatttttatcataggtttagttgacctaaaaattcaaggaattttgaattctacctatttttaaaattttataattcaaattcctttttgtctattgtagcacatctagccaaaatagattccttgtcttttgatctaactcccaaaaaaatatcatgatttttagacaatattaactatactttctttattatttaattgagagaggtgtgaaattccagaaattcggaaattttactgtagcaagTCCGCTTTTGGCTGAgccagggttgtttttcaaacggtttcattagttggaggtgtaggatgtccggtttcgtagttcaatGGCCAAAATCGGACTAGCGTGATAGTTCAGagttgaaaaacagacttttccCTATTAAGTATTTGCTTCTATGATAAACTTTAAATTTAGTTGCATGTTTCTAGATATGTCAGCTATCATGGTGTTCTTAATATTTGTAATACTTTTGCACATAGCTATGCTAGAAAAACCTGCAAGGTATTAATAGGCATTTATCAATATGTAGAGCTTAAATTTTGCTCAGTTTGTTGGTTATCAGTCCTAATCCTAACTAGATAATCACACTGATTTAGAGGAAAGATAGTACAAGTCTAGTATGTTGTGGTGACCTATGCTGACATTAACCATTAAGTGTCTTCTCTATCAAACCAGTTTTCTTGCTAAGTTGTAAGTGCGTACGTCCAATGCAGGTCCACACCTCAAAGCGGGAGCAGTTCTGTTGCACCATTAAGGCCATCACCAGCTGTTACATCTGGAGGCCATGGTAATGGTCTGGGAGGTCATGTTGTTCAGCAGACAGTCCCTCCCTCCACACCAAGCTGTCCATACCCTCCAACCGGCAGATGGAACCAGCTGAGGGCTTTCTCAATCACATCTTCCATTGCATCATCAACGTTCTCAATCGCATCTTCCATTGCATCATCATACACAGGGGAGGATAGGGAGCCTCGCAACATTTCTCGTGCTAGGGCTGCAAATGTGCAAAACAATAACATTCCCAGTCGGGAGAATGCCTCTAGACGTGCTGATCAACGGTACCCGTACCCCTTGGGTTGGGATACCCAGTGGAGACCAAGTGCGGAGCGGGGCACTCTCAGCAATTCTCAATATAATCAAGGATTTAGTAGAAGATCAACCTCAGAGCTGCCGCTAGGATTTCCCTCAGAGAATGGTCATCCACCTTCTTCCTCAAGGAACGGTTATCCACCTCCCGGCAGGAGGCATCCATTTCTGtgatgactgttcagccagaagTTGAAAAAGAACTGCAGGTTCAGCATCAGGCTGTTATCATATCTTATGTACTCTATGTAACTTGTAGTTGTTGGTGTTGTTTTATCTGGCACCCTGTTCGCTGTTGAATGTGCAAGTACTGTATGGATACCGTGCTGGTTTAGAGTCATGATAGATCGTTCCGGTTGCTCCCAATATTACCTCAGACTGCTAAAACTCTTGATCAATGCATCAATGGTGCTGCGGGGGGTACCGTGTAGTGTTGTAACTTGTAAGGTCTGTTGTTTGTGGATTTGTGGTCGCTGAGGCCATGGGCTCAAGACTTTAAACTCCATAAAAATATGTTGTGGCTTGTCACTCCTTCCAACCTCATTTTTTTAGGCAATGGTGTTGTTGATGTTGAATCATCTCTATGCCAAAGAAATGCTGCTTTGTTTGGACATGTTTACATGAGAATAGTTGACGCTATGGTTTGGTGCATGTGAAGGGTATAGTCCACATCGAATGTGATCAGTGATTGTGGCCAAACCGGTACGATAAGCCACTCGAACTTCCTATCATAGGGTAGAAAAAGGGTGATGCTACGGTCAACTTTTATTACCAAAAAAACAATTTGTAGGAACATCCTGTCTTCTTTATAGGGGCAGATCAAAAATAACCCCCGCTCCTACAAAGCAAGCGGGAACACACACCCCTAGAAGTAGCATTTtaaggggcgggtgatggcacgGCCTACCCCTAAAAACGCATGTTCCATTCATCCTCGAGCTATATCTATTTCCTTTCATCTTTATTCTCtattcttatctctttcctTGCATCATTTGTATTCTCTCTCCACTTGTATCTTCCTAATTCTTCCCTTCCAGTAGCTGGGCACGACGGGCGCGCGGCAGCTCCAGCGACTTGGCCCCGGTGACAGGCGGAGCGCGGGGCGACGGGCTCCCCTTCTACTTGTGACAATCATCTGTATGAAAGGAGGTATGCAAATATGCAATGCAAAATGCCACAATATAGATCAAAATCCAAATCTTTGTATCAGTCATTTAAATTTAAGTCCATATGCAAAACAAGCAGGGAAATCTGTAGTTTCTTACAGCAACACAATGCATGCATCCCCTTTTTTGTGTGCATCACGCAGGGAAACATCAAACATGCACCAAACCATGTCGCCCTGCCATCCTAAAACCCTAAAAAATGTCGACAGTactcaaataaagatcaaattATTCAATTCATCCCGCATTTGTCCAACATATAAAAGGACTGTATGCCACCCAACTACACCGTGCTTACACGTACTAAATTCTTTCCACCTAGAGGGTGCTCATCAATAGTAACTCCCCTGTCACTAGAGTGTGCTGATCACTGGGAGTAAGCTCCGTCGGGCAGAGCCACCGGCCTGAGCTCGCCACCCCGGAGGAAGCTGGAGTACCACTTCGCCGAGTGCCTCTGATACcttgtcctttccgtcgagtTGAAGTCGACACCGTAGACACCGAACCCGAGGCGGTAGCCGAATAGGTACTCGAACACGTCCAGGAATGACCACACGAAGTAACCCTGCACGTTTGATCCGTTCCTGTGCGCAAAAGAGAGCGATGAGATTTCAGAGCAAATTCGGCATCGATTTCAGATAGTTTCATGCTCTATCATATCAGTTTCAGTCTTTCAGAAGGCTTGCTTCATGACCGTCAGTTGCACAATTGAATGATACTGCTGTATCAGTACCTGATGGAATGAAGTGTGGCTTCAATGTAATCCTGCAAGAACTGTGACCTGAACTCGTCGTCGTAAGTGTTGGCGCCAGATGGGTCcggctggctggctgctccTGGTGGCCAGGATGAGTGTAACATATGAGTACATGCCATGAAACATTACGCATTTCATAGAAAAGTGTTTCAAGGTATCACTGTGCCCAAGTTACCATTTTCATGGATCATCACGGCAGGGTTCTTGTATTTCACTTGGAGATGCTTCAGCATTTTGTTCAGAGCCCAGGGGGTCGACGTCATAAAATCGTTCGTCAGCCCGAACGGGAACTGGTTATTTGACTTCAGGACTGGCACTGTAAAAATGAACTAGGCTATGCATTCTTCTCATTGTATTCTGAAGCATGATAATAAAAATAAAGGTCCTAAGATTCTTACTGTCGTATGCCACAGCCGCATCAAACATGTAATCTCTCAGTTTCTGATCCAGTCGG
This window contains:
- the LOC120695428 gene encoding E3 ubiquitin-protein ligase RFI2-like, with translation MDLDAPASPEAELCSICLDPVPAAPSPGVRSIALLQCGHKFHLDCIGSLFNAKGTMQCPNCRNIEEGNWLSANTIPPSTDSNSGFGNGVPSETHEVLIDLAQSSSIDGSTPLDSVLQSVFL